Proteins encoded in a region of the Isoalcanivorax pacificus W11-5 genome:
- a CDS encoding FtsB family cell division protein, producing the protein MKRPAGRTLLLAVLVLAILGLQARLWFGEGSLRHVASLRKQVAALQAENDTLADRNRLMSADVEDLKEGLDKIEEIARRDLGMIREGETFYLVLDRDAAR; encoded by the coding sequence GTGAAACGCCCCGCTGGCCGTACCCTGCTGCTGGCCGTGCTGGTGCTGGCCATCCTGGGGTTGCAGGCGCGGCTGTGGTTTGGCGAGGGCAGCCTGCGTCACGTCGCCAGCCTGCGCAAACAGGTGGCGGCGTTGCAGGCAGAAAATGACACGCTTGCCGACCGCAACCGGTTGATGAGCGCGGACGTCGAAGACCTCAAGGAAGGGCTCGACAAGATCGAGGAAATCGCCCGCCGTGATCTGGGCATGATCCGCGAAGGCGAAACCTTCTATTTGGTACTGGACCGCGATGCTGCCCGCTGA
- the eno gene encoding phosphopyruvate hydratase, producing the protein MPRIVDIKAREILDSRGNPTIEADVVLESGAVGSACAPSGASTGSREALELRDGDKSRYLGKGVTQAVGNINSEIRELLLGRDVTEQRDIDQSMIDLDGTENKGRLGANAILAVSLAAAKAAATYQKKPLYEYISDLQDDDNEYSLPVPMMNIINGGEHADNNVDIQEFMIQPVGAPTVAEAIRCGAEVFHALKSVLKKRGLNTAVGDEGGFAPDLPSNEAALEAIVEAISLTGYKLGDDITLALDCAASEFYKDGKYVLAGENRSLSAEQFVDYLAELCSRYPIISIEDGLHESDWAGWKILTDRLGDKVQLVGDDLFVTNTKILKRGIDEKIANSILIKFNQIGSLTETLEAIKMAKDAGYTAVISHRSGETADTTIADLAVATAAGQIKTGSLCRSDRVAKYNRLIRIEEELGRAAYHGRKEFRFLN; encoded by the coding sequence ATGCCAAGGATCGTAGACATTAAAGCCCGCGAGATTCTGGATTCGCGTGGCAACCCGACCATCGAAGCGGATGTGGTGCTGGAATCCGGCGCGGTCGGCTCGGCATGTGCGCCCAGTGGTGCCTCCACCGGCTCGCGCGAGGCACTGGAACTGCGTGACGGCGACAAGAGCCGTTATCTCGGCAAGGGCGTGACCCAGGCCGTCGGCAATATCAACTCGGAAATCCGCGAGCTGCTGCTCGGTCGCGATGTCACCGAACAGCGTGACATCGATCAGTCGATGATCGATCTCGACGGCACCGAGAACAAGGGCCGCCTGGGCGCCAACGCCATCCTGGCGGTGTCGCTGGCCGCTGCCAAGGCGGCTGCCACGTACCAGAAAAAGCCGCTGTACGAATACATCTCCGACCTGCAGGACGACGACAACGAATACAGCCTGCCGGTGCCGATGATGAACATCATCAACGGCGGCGAGCACGCCGACAATAACGTCGACATCCAGGAATTCATGATACAGCCGGTGGGCGCGCCGACCGTGGCCGAAGCCATCCGCTGCGGCGCGGAAGTGTTCCATGCCCTGAAAAGCGTGCTGAAAAAACGCGGCCTGAACACCGCTGTCGGCGACGAGGGCGGTTTCGCCCCGGACCTGCCGTCCAACGAAGCGGCGCTGGAAGCCATTGTCGAAGCCATCAGCCTGACCGGCTACAAGCTCGGCGACGACATCACCCTGGCGCTGGACTGCGCAGCGAGCGAATTCTACAAGGATGGCAAGTACGTGCTGGCCGGTGAAAACCGCAGCCTCAGCGCCGAGCAGTTCGTCGATTACCTGGCCGAGCTGTGCAGCCGCTATCCGATCATCTCCATTGAAGACGGCCTGCACGAAAGCGACTGGGCCGGCTGGAAAATCCTCACCGACCGTCTGGGCGACAAAGTGCAACTGGTTGGCGACGACCTGTTCGTGACCAACACCAAAATCCTCAAGCGTGGCATTGACGAGAAGATCGCCAACTCCATCCTGATCAAGTTCAACCAGATCGGTTCCCTGACCGAAACCCTGGAAGCGATCAAGATGGCCAAGGATGCCGGCTACACCGCCGTGATTTCGCACCGCAGCGGCGAAACCGCCGACACCACCATCGCCGATCTCGCCGTGGCCACCGCCGCTGGCCAGATCAAGACCGGCTCGTTGTGCCGCAGCGACCGCGTCGCCAAGTACAACCGCCTGATCCGCATCGAGGAAGAGCTGGGCCGTGCGGCCTATCATGGCCGCAAAGAGTTCCGCTTCCTGAACTGA
- the kdsA gene encoding 3-deoxy-8-phosphooctulonate synthase, with protein MTDQKTLHINGIPVGNDQPFVLFGGMNVLESRDLAMQVAEEYATVTQRLGIPWVFKASFDKANRSSLTSYRGPGLDEGLKIFEEVKKTFGCALLTDVHEPYQAAPAAEVIDVLQLPAFLARQTDLVVAMAKTGRVINIKKPQFLAPREMGHILHKCEEAGNDQLILCERGSSFGYNNLVVDMLGFGVMKQFGYPLFFDVTHALQMPGGRADSADGRRQQVADLGRAGMSQGLAGLFLEAHPDPDNAKCDGPCALRLDRLTPFLEQMKAVDELVKSFPSFDNR; from the coding sequence GTGACTGACCAGAAAACGCTGCACATCAACGGTATTCCGGTGGGCAACGACCAGCCGTTCGTGCTGTTTGGCGGCATGAACGTACTGGAATCCCGCGACCTGGCCATGCAGGTGGCCGAGGAATACGCCACCGTGACCCAGCGGCTGGGCATTCCGTGGGTGTTCAAGGCGTCGTTCGACAAGGCCAACCGTTCCTCGCTGACCTCGTACCGTGGCCCCGGCCTGGACGAAGGGCTGAAAATCTTCGAGGAAGTGAAAAAGACCTTCGGCTGCGCGCTGCTGACCGATGTGCACGAACCGTATCAGGCAGCCCCGGCAGCCGAAGTGATCGACGTGCTGCAACTGCCGGCGTTTCTGGCCCGGCAGACCGACCTGGTGGTGGCGATGGCAAAGACCGGTCGCGTCATCAACATCAAGAAACCGCAGTTTCTCGCGCCGCGTGAAATGGGCCACATCCTGCACAAGTGCGAAGAGGCGGGGAACGACCAGTTGATCCTGTGCGAGCGCGGCAGCTCGTTCGGCTACAACAATCTGGTCGTCGACATGCTCGGCTTCGGTGTCATGAAGCAGTTTGGCTACCCGCTGTTCTTCGATGTGACCCACGCACTGCAGATGCCCGGTGGCCGCGCTGATTCCGCCGATGGCCGCCGCCAGCAGGTGGCCGACCTCGGCCGCGCCGGCATGAGCCAGGGCCTGGCGGGGCTGTTCCTGGAAGCCCATCCCGACCCGGACAACGCCAAGTGCGACGGTCCCTGCGCGCTGCGCCTGGACCGCCTGACGCCGTTCCTCGAGCAGATGAAAGCCGTGGACGAGCTGGTCAAATCCTTCCCCTCTTTTGATAACCGTTAA
- a CDS encoding CTP synthase yields MTRFIFVTGGVVSSLGKGITSASLASLLEARGLKVTMLKLDPYINVDPGTMSPYQHGEVFVTEDGAETDLDLGHYERYIRTRLTKRNSFTTGRVYQNVLDKERRGEYLGATVQVIPHITDQIKLMVRQGAGEADVAIVEIGGTAGDIESLPFLEAVRQMRVELGSSKSLLVHLTLVPWIASAGEIKTKPTQHSVKELRSIGLQPDILVCRSDHEIPAGAREKISLFTNVEARAVISCPDSRTIYQVPRVLHEQGLDNIVIEKFGLDCPEPDLGEWDRVVDAQLNPKRDVTIGMVGKYIELADAYKSLNEALIHAGIATESRVNIEYIDAEDVERQGTAMLEKLDGILVPGGFGDRGTEGKIMAIRFAREHRIPYLGICLGMQLAVIEYARHVAGITDAHSTELKPGTSEPVVGLITEWQTGDGHKEQRSAASDLGGTMRLGGQECVLEPDSIAAQCYGKTHIVERHRHRYEVNNNYLPRLTEAGLRIVGRSVDGELVEVVEVPEHPWFVACQFHPEFTSTPRDGHGLFRGYVEAALAHKATTQGAQGD; encoded by the coding sequence ATGACGCGATTTATCTTTGTCACAGGCGGGGTGGTGTCTTCTCTGGGTAAGGGAATTACCTCCGCCTCCCTGGCGTCGTTGCTTGAGGCACGTGGTCTGAAAGTGACCATGCTCAAGCTTGACCCCTACATCAACGTTGACCCGGGCACCATGAGCCCGTACCAGCACGGCGAGGTGTTCGTCACCGAGGACGGTGCCGAGACCGACCTGGACCTGGGTCACTACGAGCGCTACATCCGCACCCGGCTGACGAAGCGCAACAGCTTTACCACCGGCCGCGTGTACCAGAACGTGCTCGACAAGGAGCGTCGTGGCGAATACCTGGGGGCCACCGTGCAGGTGATCCCGCACATTACCGACCAGATCAAGCTGATGGTCCGCCAGGGCGCGGGCGAAGCCGATGTGGCGATCGTCGAGATCGGCGGCACCGCCGGGGACATCGAGTCGCTGCCGTTCCTGGAAGCGGTGCGGCAGATGCGCGTGGAGCTGGGTTCCAGCAAGTCGCTGCTGGTGCACCTGACGCTGGTGCCCTGGATTGCCTCCGCCGGCGAGATCAAGACCAAGCCGACCCAGCACTCGGTGAAAGAGTTGCGCTCCATCGGTTTGCAGCCCGATATTCTGGTGTGCCGTTCCGATCACGAAATTCCTGCCGGCGCCCGCGAGAAAATCTCGCTGTTCACCAACGTCGAGGCGCGCGCCGTCATTTCCTGCCCGGACAGCCGCACCATCTACCAGGTGCCGCGCGTGCTGCATGAGCAGGGCCTGGACAACATCGTGATCGAAAAATTCGGCCTGGATTGCCCGGAACCGGACCTGGGTGAATGGGACCGCGTGGTCGATGCCCAGCTCAATCCCAAGCGCGATGTCACCATCGGCATGGTCGGCAAGTACATCGAGCTGGCGGACGCCTACAAGTCGCTCAACGAAGCGCTGATCCACGCCGGCATCGCCACCGAATCGCGGGTCAACATCGAGTACATCGATGCCGAGGACGTGGAGCGCCAGGGCACCGCCATGCTGGAAAAGCTCGACGGCATCCTGGTGCCGGGAGGTTTTGGCGACCGGGGCACCGAAGGCAAGATCATGGCGATCCGCTTCGCGCGCGAGCACCGTATCCCGTACCTCGGCATCTGCCTGGGCATGCAACTGGCGGTGATCGAATATGCCCGCCACGTGGCGGGCATCACCGACGCGCATTCGACCGAACTGAAACCGGGCACCTCTGAGCCGGTGGTGGGTCTGATTACCGAGTGGCAGACGGGTGATGGCCATAAAGAACAGCGCAGCGCGGCCTCTGATCTCGGCGGCACCATGCGCCTGGGCGGCCAGGAATGTGTGCTGGAGCCGGATTCCATCGCCGCGCAGTGCTACGGCAAGACGCACATCGTCGAGCGGCACCGCCACCGCTACGAGGTGAACAACAATTACCTGCCGCGCCTGACCGAGGCCGGCCTGCGCATCGTTGGCCGCTCGGTCGACGGTGAGCTGGTGGAAGTGGTGGAAGTGCCCGAACATCCGTGGTTCGTGGCCTGCCAGTTCCATCCGGAATTTACCTCCACGCCGCGCGACGGCCACGGCCTGTTCCGCGGTTACGTGGAAGCGGCACTGGCGCACAAGGCAACCACGCAGGGAGCACAGGGTGACTGA